The following coding sequences are from one Tissierellales bacterium window:
- a CDS encoding ABC transporter permease subunit, producing MGTYIWFEFKRKINNPKTLFLIVLMLVLSFQRIGHYRLEGAKYSSYVSFESYGESIENLGSILFQRYGEGSEKDRDSFKLFMDTGEQVKIAAKEEDYREWTRLSAFAALIYAKSAAYGEGEQEKESFKSEAIEIWNEVSNGIDYDDVDFKYGDKTAYKTSSDFHLSEARYYHTLYKKGLDPIGRNHINSITFLYRYFDDIIPIAIGFIVLILIFDNVNEEWSNGSLKLVLTQPLSRKEYLASKLIVGILYSLFIVLIPALIVLIGFGIVNGFQNYNYPVLYLGEGFKTIEPLPNYLKRDVDEKGGNDFQGISIYSNIPGSNSGLSNRLVLIPLYKFILLSLLLLTFCIIFYVTLNLLISSTTKNKIIAFTISGLITLIGTVYSQKWIVGDKYNLSPFTMNNPVRILNGTYNATALTASIVLLGSALIIFLCNNLYYQKKDL from the coding sequence ATGGGGACGTACATTTGGTTCGAATTTAAAAGGAAAATTAACAATCCTAAAACATTGTTTTTAATTGTTCTAATGTTGGTTTTATCTTTTCAAAGAATTGGACATTATAGACTGGAAGGAGCAAAGTATTCTTCCTATGTATCCTTCGAGTCATATGGAGAGTCTATTGAAAATCTTGGAAGTATCTTGTTTCAACGATATGGGGAAGGATCAGAAAAAGATAGAGACTCATTTAAGTTATTCATGGACACTGGAGAACAAGTTAAAATTGCAGCAAAAGAAGAAGACTATAGAGAGTGGACAAGATTGTCAGCCTTTGCAGCTTTGATATACGCAAAATCAGCTGCATACGGAGAAGGAGAGCAAGAAAAAGAAAGTTTTAAAAGTGAAGCTATTGAAATATGGAATGAAGTTAGTAATGGCATAGATTATGATGATGTAGATTTTAAATACGGAGATAAAACTGCCTATAAAACCTCTAGTGATTTCCATTTATCTGAAGCAAGGTATTACCATACTCTGTATAAAAAAGGTTTGGATCCAATTGGCAGAAATCATATAAATAGTATAACATTTTTATATCGTTATTTTGACGATATTATACCTATAGCAATTGGGTTTATTGTACTTATTTTAATTTTTGACAATGTAAATGAAGAATGGAGTAATGGAAGTTTAAAATTGGTTCTTACACAACCACTTTCTAGAAAGGAATATTTAGCATCAAAGCTTATTGTTGGGATATTATATAGCTTATTTATTGTTCTGATTCCAGCATTAATTGTTTTAATTGGATTTGGAATTGTAAATGGGTTTCAAAATTATAATTATCCAGTACTATATTTAGGAGAAGGATTTAAAACTATTGAGCCATTACCTAATTATTTAAAACGGGATGTTGATGAAAAAGGTGGCAATGATTTTCAAGGTATTAGTATTTATTCAAATATTCCAGGGTCTAATTCTGGATTAAGTAATAGATTAGTTTTAATACCCCTTTACAAATTTATATTACTATCTCTACTATTACTAACATTCTGCATAATATTCTACGTAACTTTAAACTTACTTATATCATCAACGACAAAAAACAAGATAATAGCTTTTACTATATCAGGACTTATAACATTGATTGGGACAGTTTATAGTCAAAAGTGGATTGTTGGTGACAAGTATAATTTAAGTCCCTTTACAATGAATAATCCAGTGAGAATATTAAACGGTACATATAATGCAACAGCTTTGACTGCATCTATAGTATTGTTAGGGTCAGCCTTAATAATATTTTTATGTAATAATTTATATTATCAAAAGAAAGATTTGTAG
- a CDS encoding ABC transporter permease, with amino-acid sequence MNMTKLIRGEWIKFTQNRKNRILILLLTCYLLGSVFYFIKADKDYYIQMEEAMREQKREASNRLETITKLEEEEEDYESNPKELEYLDIENTSSLMLEHYYSMKDLKDWERMLETENEKYNNLILGEEKGFIEKHVLKARSQYPTELKREIAKNEYLIKNNIKPYFTPYELNGMQFLTFLLEGYSPMILIIFCAILSIDIFLGELEEGSYKLCFTQPYNRKKIYWAKIFSVLLFVIGIMLLLMLLFFIIISLIYGVGSSRYPRAIGILEILTSLSSNTGKLGQFQIISTSKYLFLGYILLFFMMIMTILSTITLSTWINSLSNTLGLVTGLMMLNYVFESFLENDSILRFYFPLSYFNIEGVVSGQVNASYIIGVIFALIISTILTITNYKTFMKRDLLGAKS; translated from the coding sequence ATGAATATGACTAAATTAATTAGGGGAGAATGGATAAAGTTTACTCAGAATAGAAAAAACAGAATATTGATATTATTATTAACTTGTTATTTATTAGGTAGTGTATTCTATTTTATAAAGGCGGATAAGGATTATTATATACAAATGGAAGAGGCTATGAGAGAGCAAAAACGGGAAGCAAGTAATAGGCTGGAAACAATTACTAAGCTTGAGGAAGAAGAGGAAGATTATGAAAGTAATCCAAAAGAGTTAGAGTATTTAGATATAGAGAATACATCGTCTTTAATGTTAGAACATTATTATAGTATGAAGGATCTTAAAGATTGGGAAAGAATGCTTGAAACTGAAAATGAAAAATATAATAATTTAATTTTGGGAGAGGAAAAAGGTTTTATTGAAAAACATGTCTTGAAGGCACGTAGCCAATATCCTACAGAGTTAAAAAGAGAAATAGCAAAAAACGAATACCTAATAAAAAATAATATTAAACCTTATTTTACTCCTTATGAATTAAATGGAATGCAATTTTTAACATTTTTATTAGAAGGTTATTCTCCAATGATATTAATTATATTTTGTGCCATATTATCTATAGATATTTTTTTGGGAGAATTAGAAGAAGGAAGTTATAAATTATGCTTTACTCAACCTTATAATAGAAAGAAAATATATTGGGCTAAAATATTTAGTGTTTTATTATTTGTAATAGGTATAATGTTACTTTTAATGCTGCTATTTTTTATAATTATAAGTTTAATCTATGGAGTAGGTAGTAGTAGGTATCCTAGGGCAATAGGTATCTTAGAAATTTTAACTTCCTTAAGTAGTAATACTGGAAAACTTGGACAGTTCCAAATTATATCTACAAGTAAATATTTATTTTTAGGATATATTTTATTATTCTTTATGATGATTATGACTATATTATCAACTATAACTTTATCAACTTGGATTAATTCACTTTCTAATACTTTAGGATTAGTTACAGGTTTGATGATGTTAAACTATGTATTTGAATCTTTTTTAGAAAATGATTCTATTTTACGGTTTTACTTTCCTCTTTCTTATTTCAATATAGAAGGAGTAGTTTCTGGACAGGTAAATGCATCTTATATTATAGGAGTAATTTTTGCATTAATTATATCTACAATATTAACTATCACTAACTATAAAACCTTTATGAAGAGAGATTTATTAGGAGCTAAAAGTTAA
- a CDS encoding ABC transporter ATP-binding protein — MDNNHAVVVKNLNKAYGKKKVLKDVSFNISHNEIVGFIGPNGAGKSTTMKCLCNLVIPDSGEIQICGVDLFKEKEKALSCQASLIESPGLYLDMIGRKNIELIAKMRGVSKERVKEIEDFTKLEDKLNIKVSQYSMGMKQRLGLGIALLSKPKFLILDEPTNGLDPKGVIDLRNTLQQLIKEEDISILFSSHQLGEVEKLADRIICINNGEIINIPELISEQFSYILQLSSLEKAKPIMESIVDTEKIEYISLDSVKISLDSQETLSEVLFQLLKNQILVLDINKAEVDIEGIYQEVYGDEYD, encoded by the coding sequence GTGGATAATAATCATGCAGTAGTTGTTAAAAATTTAAATAAAGCCTATGGAAAAAAGAAGGTATTGAAGGATGTATCTTTCAATATTTCTCATAATGAAATAGTGGGTTTCATCGGTCCAAATGGTGCTGGTAAGTCTACCACTATGAAGTGTTTGTGTAATTTAGTAATCCCTGATAGTGGAGAAATTCAAATTTGTGGAGTAGATTTGTTTAAGGAAAAAGAAAAGGCCTTAAGTTGTCAAGCGTCGTTAATTGAAAGTCCAGGATTATATTTAGATATGATAGGAAGAAAAAATATAGAACTTATAGCAAAAATGAGGGGGGTATCAAAAGAAAGGGTAAAAGAAATTGAAGATTTTACAAAATTGGAAGACAAATTAAATATAAAAGTATCTCAGTATTCTATGGGCATGAAACAAAGGTTAGGGTTAGGAATAGCCCTCCTTAGTAAGCCAAAATTTTTAATTTTAGATGAACCAACTAATGGACTAGATCCTAAAGGGGTTATTGATTTAAGAAATACTTTACAACAATTAATTAAAGAAGAAGATATTTCAATTTTATTCTCTTCTCATCAATTAGGAGAAGTGGAGAAGTTGGCTGATAGAATTATATGTATTAATAATGGAGAAATCATTAATATTCCAGAACTTATTTCGGAACAATTTAGTTATATATTGCAACTTTCTTCTTTAGAAAAGGCCAAGCCTATTATGGAATCTATAGTAGACACTGAAAAGATAGAATATATTTCTTTAGATAGTGTAAAAATTTCTTTAGATAGTCAAGAGACTTTATCAGAAGTGTTATTTCAATTGCTAAAAAATCAAATTTTAGTATTAGATATTAATAAAGCAGAAGTCGATATAGAAGGCATTTATCAGGAAGTTTATGGTGATGAATATGACTAA
- a CDS encoding ABC transporter ATP-binding protein codes for MKENGYKRTKNLIKRTMKYIYTISPASFILTIFFTMLVGFTSAMSIWGTKLLINGIAEVSTNKNNNFINILVIYAAINIFIQVIQSLNNYINSKHQLKIDYKMSMDILEKCKELRLQDFEDAEIYNILGRAEMEGQAKVYITYTNILMIITQIASVVSISSIILSWNSYIFLLIFITPIISTIVNTRIGYINYKMRMERMNEVRKTSYINYLLTNDIACKEVKTYNIGEYLINIFSSLKKKIQEQDLNMTKKGTKWAIGLSLMEELISLFVIFNVVKMAAVGKILVGDTVAYIDSLSTIQSNVSSFLRSLSEIYNDILYVEQFYKLLDLEIKGYEDRIIEIDEIKEIEFKNVNYTYEGSINSTLKDINIKINKGQLVGIVGQNGSGKTTFIKLLCGFYDNYEGEIFINGIELRKIKPDNLRKRMGIIFQDFNKYEMTLRENIGFGNIGEMNSDEKIMKALREINLSEKIDKFPDRIDTQMGKWFAGEELSKGQWQRIALGRAFMRDADVYILDEPTSSLDPISEKEIFSLVTEKSRKKIGVFITHRVENIVELNPRVIVFSDGRIIGDGSHEKLVSNCEEYIQLLGIKEERNYANINFI; via the coding sequence GTGAAAGAAAATGGATATAAAAGAACAAAAAATTTAATAAAACGTACTATGAAATATATTTATACAATTTCTCCAGCAAGCTTTATATTAACTATATTCTTTACAATGCTAGTAGGTTTTACATCTGCTATGTCTATATGGGGCACAAAACTATTGATTAATGGAATAGCTGAAGTAAGTACAAATAAAAATAATAATTTCATAAATATATTGGTTATTTATGCAGCAATTAATATATTTATTCAAGTTATTCAATCATTAAATAATTATATAAATTCAAAGCATCAGCTGAAGATTGACTATAAAATGAGTATGGATATATTAGAAAAATGTAAAGAGTTAAGATTGCAGGACTTCGAGGATGCTGAAATATATAATATATTAGGTAGAGCAGAAATGGAAGGTCAAGCAAAAGTTTATATAACCTATACAAATATTTTAATGATAATAACCCAAATAGCGTCAGTAGTTTCAATATCATCAATAATATTATCTTGGAATTCATATATTTTTTTACTTATATTTATAACTCCAATAATATCTACAATAGTAAATACAAGAATTGGATATATAAATTATAAAATGAGAATGGAAAGAATGAATGAAGTAAGAAAAACCTCATACATTAATTACTTACTTACCAATGATATAGCTTGTAAAGAAGTTAAAACCTATAATATAGGGGAATATTTAATAAATATATTTTCTAGCCTAAAGAAAAAAATACAAGAACAGGATTTAAATATGACTAAGAAAGGGACTAAATGGGCAATAGGATTAAGTTTAATGGAGGAATTAATTAGCTTATTTGTAATATTTAATGTAGTGAAAATGGCTGCAGTAGGAAAAATTTTAGTGGGAGACACTGTAGCCTATATAGATAGTTTAAGCACTATTCAATCAAATGTAAGTAGTTTTTTAAGAAGTTTATCTGAAATATATAATGATATATTATATGTAGAGCAATTTTATAAATTATTAGATTTAGAAATAAAGGGATATGAAGATAGAATAATAGAAATAGATGAAATAAAAGAAATAGAATTTAAAAATGTAAATTATACTTATGAAGGAAGCATAAATAGCACACTTAAAGATATTAATATAAAAATAAATAAAGGACAACTTGTAGGAATCGTTGGTCAAAATGGGTCTGGAAAGACTACCTTTATAAAGCTATTATGTGGATTTTATGATAATTATGAAGGAGAAATATTTATAAATGGAATAGAGTTAAGGAAAATAAAACCGGATAATTTAAGAAAAAGAATGGGGATTATATTTCAGGATTTTAATAAATACGAAATGACTTTAAGAGAAAACATAGGTTTTGGAAACATTGGTGAAATGAATAGTGATGAGAAAATAATGAAAGCCCTAAGGGAAATAAATTTAAGTGAAAAGATAGATAAATTTCCAGATAGAATAGATACACAAATGGGAAAATGGTTTGCAGGAGAAGAATTATCTAAAGGACAGTGGCAAAGAATAGCCCTTGGTAGGGCTTTTATGCGAGATGCAGATGTCTACATATTGGATGAGCCTACATCATCCTTAGATCCTATTAGTGAAAAAGAAATATTTTCATTAGTAACGGAAAAAAGCAGAAAAAAGATAGGTGTTTTTATTACCCATAGAGTGGAAAATATAGTAGAGCTAAATCCAAGGGTAATAGTGTTTTCGGATGGAAGGATAATCGGAGATGGCAGCCATGAAAAATTAGTAAGCAATTGTGAAGAATACATTCAGTTATTAGGAATAAAGGAAGAAAGAAATTATGCTAATATAAATTTTATATAG